In Deinococcus arcticus, a genomic segment contains:
- a CDS encoding ABC transporter substrate-binding protein yields the protein MHVGRIARCVSLVSLALLGAAHAAPKKMTGLGSLGVVGGKSGGTYTLPLGDSPQSLFYYGVIDNNLGLISQQMFDGLVEFNLATYKIEPALAESWTISPDGKVYTFKLRGGVKWSDGQAFNADDVLFTYRNMIMNPEARAGDPGNFRLGGEAVTIAKVDSMTVRFTLPRPAPAFLLQQRYFIMPQHKLVKFGQESGAKPADINGAWPTNVAETEVVGTGPFKLANYTAGQKVALTRNPNYWKVDAAGTRLPYLDRLEFLIIRDPQAQVAQFLAGNLDQLNISGAQFPDLKQKEVAGAPFKVMRSTALFGSPPFVAYNFDAKNPALAKVFSDVRFRRAMQMAVNRERIIDSVYNGLASLPGHGVAPANKAFYVNTTRQLGEFDLAAAGRALDAMGLSRKNAAGIRLLPGGQPLEIDLTYGTDSAVYPPMATILQSDFAKVGVKVNLKGILSSRLLATGQSGDWEMILHAFGDQPDPELRRPIWQPGGSLYYWHRAPQPARDGDAANTAKMAAWEREIYDIFNKAAVEPSASARKALYTRWQLLFAQNLPVTPIAKPENIGAVSNKYGNYVYNLGVIPGYNPVPLIYQK from the coding sequence CCCTGGTCTCGCTGGCCCTGCTCGGCGCGGCCCACGCCGCCCCCAAGAAAATGACGGGCCTGGGCAGCCTGGGCGTGGTGGGCGGCAAGAGTGGAGGCACCTACACCCTGCCACTGGGCGATAGCCCCCAGAGCCTGTTCTATTACGGCGTGATTGACAACAACCTGGGGCTGATCTCGCAGCAGATGTTCGATGGGCTGGTGGAATTCAACCTCGCCACCTACAAGATCGAGCCGGCGCTGGCCGAGAGCTGGACCATCAGCCCGGACGGCAAGGTGTACACCTTCAAGCTCCGGGGCGGGGTCAAGTGGAGCGACGGACAGGCGTTCAACGCCGACGACGTGCTCTTTACCTACCGCAACATGATCATGAACCCGGAAGCGCGCGCCGGCGACCCAGGCAACTTCCGCCTGGGCGGCGAGGCCGTGACCATTGCCAAGGTGGATTCCATGACGGTGCGCTTTACCCTGCCGCGCCCGGCGCCCGCCTTCCTGTTGCAGCAGCGCTACTTCATCATGCCGCAGCACAAGCTGGTCAAGTTTGGCCAGGAGAGCGGCGCCAAACCCGCCGACATCAACGGCGCGTGGCCCACCAACGTGGCGGAAACTGAGGTGGTGGGCACCGGGCCCTTCAAGCTGGCCAACTACACGGCCGGGCAGAAGGTGGCGCTGACCCGCAATCCCAACTACTGGAAGGTGGACGCCGCCGGCACAAGGCTGCCCTACCTTGACCGCCTGGAATTCCTGATTATTCGCGACCCCCAGGCGCAGGTGGCGCAGTTCCTGGCGGGCAACCTGGACCAGCTGAACATCAGCGGCGCGCAGTTTCCCGACCTGAAGCAGAAGGAGGTGGCGGGCGCGCCCTTCAAGGTGATGCGCTCCACAGCGCTGTTCGGGAGCCCGCCCTTCGTGGCCTACAACTTCGACGCCAAGAACCCGGCGCTGGCCAAGGTGTTCAGTGACGTGCGCTTCCGGCGCGCCATGCAGATGGCGGTCAACCGCGAGCGCATCATTGATTCCGTGTACAACGGGCTGGCCAGCCTGCCCGGGCACGGGGTGGCCCCGGCCAACAAGGCGTTTTACGTGAACACCACCCGCCAGCTGGGCGAATTTGATCTGGCGGCGGCGGGGCGCGCACTGGACGCCATGGGCCTGAGCCGAAAGAACGCGGCGGGCATTCGCCTGCTGCCGGGCGGCCAACCCCTGGAAATTGACCTGACTTACGGCACTGACAGCGCCGTATACCCGCCCATGGCGACCATCCTGCAAAGCGACTTTGCCAAGGTGGGCGTGAAGGTGAACCTGAAGGGCATTCTCTCCAGCCGCTTGCTGGCCACCGGGCAGAGCGGCGACTGGGAAATGATCCTGCACGCCTTTGGCGACCAGCCTGACCCCGAACTGCGCCGGCCCATCTGGCAGCCCGGCGGCAGCCTGTACTACTGGCACCGCGCGCCCCAGCCCGCCAGGGACGGCGACGCCGCCAACACCGCGAAAATGGCCGCGTGGGAGCGGGAAATCTACGACATCTTCAACAAGGCGGCTGTGGAGCCCAGCGCCAGCGCCCGCAAGGCCCTGTACACCCGCTGGCAGCTACTGTTCGCCCAGAACCTGCCGGTGACCCCCATCGCCAAGCCTGAAAACATTGGCGCTGTAAGCAACAAATACGGCAACTATGTGTACAACCTGGGCGTAATTCCGGGCTACAACCCGGTGCCGCTGATCTACCAGAAGTAG
- a CDS encoding ABC transporter permease, with amino-acid sequence MLTYALRRLLGMIPTLLLISVVCFAVIQLQPGSFLDQFREDPRVTPESLAAMTRQLGLDQPLWAQYLNWVRGIVTEGDFGYSFANGRPVGSLIWERLGWTVFLAMLTLLVSWVIAVPLGIYTAIHQHRKRATILNFLGYISLATPDFLVALLLIALVLNLGGTNVGGLFSPQFIDAPWSGARVLDLLAHLWIPVVAIGLEGVAGLMRQMRASLLDVLHQDYVRTAHAKGLAARRVLWGHAARNAVNPLISLAGLSLPGLISGTIIASIVLNLPTIGPFLYDALLNKDQFVAMTLLMFSALLLLLGNLLADLALAWADPRVRFD; translated from the coding sequence ATGCTGACCTACGCCCTGCGCCGCTTGCTGGGCATGATCCCCACGCTGCTGCTGATCAGCGTGGTGTGCTTCGCCGTGATTCAGCTGCAACCCGGCAGCTTTCTGGACCAGTTCCGGGAAGATCCGCGCGTGACCCCGGAGTCGCTGGCCGCCATGACGCGGCAGCTGGGCCTGGACCAGCCGCTGTGGGCGCAGTACCTGAACTGGGTGCGCGGCATCGTCACCGAGGGAGACTTTGGGTATTCCTTTGCTAACGGGCGCCCGGTGGGCAGCCTGATCTGGGAGCGGCTGGGCTGGACCGTCTTTCTGGCCATGCTGACGCTGCTGGTGTCGTGGGTGATTGCAGTGCCGCTGGGCATCTACACCGCCATTCACCAGCACCGCAAGCGGGCCACGATCCTCAACTTTCTGGGCTATATCAGCCTCGCCACGCCAGATTTTCTGGTGGCGTTGCTGCTGATTGCCCTGGTGCTGAACCTGGGCGGCACCAACGTGGGGGGCCTGTTCAGCCCACAGTTCATTGACGCGCCCTGGAGCGGGGCCCGGGTGCTGGACCTGCTCGCGCACCTGTGGATTCCCGTCGTGGCCATCGGCTTAGAAGGCGTGGCAGGCCTGATGCGCCAGATGCGCGCCTCACTGCTGGACGTGCTGCATCAGGATTACGTGCGCACCGCCCACGCCAAGGGACTGGCCGCGCGGCGGGTGCTGTGGGGGCACGCGGCCAGAAACGCGGTCAATCCGCTCATCAGCCTCGCCGGCCTCAGCCTGCCGGGCCTGATCTCGGGGACCATCATCGCCTCCATTGTGCTGAACCTGCCCACCATCGGCCCCTTTCTGTATGACGCCCTGCTGAACAAGGACCAGTTCGTGGCCATGACCCTGCTGATGTTCAGCGCCCTGCTGCTGCTGCTGGGCAACCTGCTGGCAGACCTGGCACTGGCCTGGGCCGACCCGCGCGTGAGGTTCGACTGA
- the cobU gene encoding bifunctional adenosylcobinamide kinase/adenosylcobinamide-phosphate guanylyltransferase: protein MTLVVVTGGARSGKSAFAERRALDSGLPVTYLATAQAFDEEMAARIARHQRDRPADWPTVEEPLEVARALAAFPTPAAVLDCLSLWVSNLMLAGWPDEAVLSAADALLAAAQARGGLTVLVTNEVGFGIVPENALARRYRDLLGWVNQRAAAASDEVWLLVSGRPLRLP, encoded by the coding sequence ATGACGCTGGTGGTGGTGACCGGCGGAGCCCGCAGCGGCAAGAGCGCCTTTGCCGAGCGCCGGGCCCTGGACAGCGGCCTGCCCGTGACCTATCTGGCGACCGCGCAGGCGTTCGACGAGGAGATGGCGGCCCGAATTGCCCGGCATCAGCGCGACCGGCCTGCAGACTGGCCCACCGTGGAAGAGCCCCTGGAGGTGGCCCGGGCACTGGCCGCCTTCCCGACGCCCGCCGCGGTGCTGGACTGCCTGAGCCTGTGGGTGAGCAACCTGATGCTGGCGGGCTGGCCCGACGAGGCGGTGCTGAGCGCTGCAGACGCCCTGCTGGCCGCTGCCCAGGCCCGGGGTGGGCTGACCGTGCTGGTCACGAACGAGGTGGGCTTTGGCATCGTGCCGGAGAATGCCCTGGCGCGGCGTTACCGCGATCTGCTGGGCTGGGTGAATCAGCGGGCAGCAGCCGCCAGTGACGAGGTGTGGCTGCTGGTGAGCGGCCGGCCGCTGCGCCTGCCGTAA
- a CDS encoding ParB/RepB/Spo0J family partition protein: protein MTRKTRPVIGARLSGLVAGVDALAQPAATTLAVGQLRPGTFQPRLHFSEQSLAELTASIQEQGVLQPLLVRPVAEGYEIVAGERRWRAAQQAGLSEVPVLIRTLDDREARLAAAVENLQREDLNVMEEVRAKLQVAAVTLGVPEDAAVARMFALDRAPDAEPAQVTALDTAFSALGRESWRSFIRNRAAVLNLPEEVQAAVRAGLDYRKALVIGRAGAAERPGLIQEALEGATVAQLRERVRGPGAAPDLSQMVAQQLRDRRTLARLDDRRRARVQKLLQQLQELLAQE from the coding sequence GTGACCCGCAAAACCCGGCCGGTGATTGGCGCACGCCTGAGCGGGCTGGTGGCGGGGGTGGACGCCCTGGCCCAGCCGGCTGCCACCACCCTGGCGGTAGGCCAGTTGCGCCCCGGCACCTTTCAGCCCCGGCTGCACTTCAGCGAACAGAGCCTGGCCGAACTGACTGCCAGTATTCAGGAACAGGGTGTGCTGCAGCCGCTGCTGGTGCGCCCCGTGGCAGAGGGGTACGAGATCGTGGCCGGTGAGCGCCGCTGGCGCGCTGCGCAGCAGGCCGGGCTGAGTGAAGTGCCGGTCCTGATTCGCACGCTGGATGACCGCGAAGCCCGGCTGGCCGCTGCCGTGGAGAATCTGCAGCGTGAGGACCTGAACGTGATGGAAGAGGTGCGCGCGAAACTGCAGGTGGCCGCCGTGACCCTGGGCGTGCCCGAGGACGCCGCCGTGGCCCGGATGTTCGCCCTGGACCGCGCGCCTGACGCCGAGCCGGCGCAGGTGACTGCCCTGGACACCGCCTTCAGCGCCCTGGGGCGGGAATCCTGGCGCAGCTTCATTCGCAACCGCGCCGCGGTGCTGAACCTGCCCGAGGAGGTGCAGGCAGCGGTGCGCGCCGGCCTGGACTACCGCAAGGCGCTGGTAATCGGCCGCGCCGGGGCCGCTGAACGCCCTGGGCTGATTCAGGAGGCGCTGGAGGGTGCTACCGTGGCGCAGCTCCGGGAGCGGGTGCGCGGACCGGGCGCCGCCCCTGACCTGTCCCAGATGGTGGCGCAGCAACTTCGTGATCGCCGCACTCTGGCCCGGCTGGATGACCGCCGCCGGGCCAGAGTGCAGAAACTGTTGCAACAGCTGCAGGAGCTGCTGGCCCAGGAGTAA
- a CDS encoding replication initiator protein A produces MADKGIRRFDELNIARLSLISVQERIPADYRDWSVELEDGERRYRVTCQALPEYGVPHGIDTDISAALVNLYIDQGSPPDGVVTCTPYQLLQMAGLDTSGRYYSALDESLKRLTTTTYFISEGWRDHPRGRWTNVNFRYIDRIAFTSGQADQLDATSVLQITLPQEIARSVRAGYLKSLDLSFMQTLRRPPTRALYRLLDAQRRDPENPDAVAMAYQVGLMEWAEACKIVTDRPSMAQRTLDAAHEELLEKGFLKSVEYLGRGKKKMLQYTFGEAFIPPDPALLQDLAELGVTQTRALQLVREHGEGAVEDAVARCRTILVSGYKPRSKPAFFVDVLKNPGKYLIPEEPMVAQKPAGKAPRRGARGNPQPTLFEGPSGPSEEEVDEDARLRAQPREKQVEEVMRTLTFLLRNDLKLQELDTLRLALDEGLEDPLEIKAWAIKGISSGQKGAVVRDLRARLSLQRPT; encoded by the coding sequence GTGGCAGACAAGGGAATCAGACGCTTTGACGAACTCAACATCGCCCGGTTGAGTCTGATCAGCGTGCAAGAGCGCATCCCCGCTGACTACCGCGACTGGAGCGTGGAACTTGAAGACGGGGAGCGGCGCTACCGCGTCACCTGCCAGGCCCTGCCCGAGTACGGCGTGCCCCACGGGATTGACACCGACATCAGCGCTGCCCTGGTCAATCTGTACATTGACCAGGGCTCGCCGCCCGACGGCGTGGTGACCTGCACGCCCTATCAGCTGCTGCAGATGGCGGGTCTGGACACCAGCGGCCGGTACTACAGCGCGCTGGACGAAAGCCTCAAGCGCCTGACCACCACGACCTACTTCATTTCCGAGGGCTGGCGCGACCATCCGCGTGGGCGCTGGACGAATGTGAACTTCCGGTACATTGACCGCATCGCCTTCACCTCTGGGCAGGCCGATCAACTTGACGCCACCAGCGTGCTGCAGATCACGCTACCGCAGGAGATTGCCCGCAGTGTGCGCGCTGGTTACCTCAAGTCGCTGGACCTGTCGTTCATGCAAACTCTGCGCCGCCCGCCTACCCGCGCGCTGTACCGCCTGCTGGATGCCCAGCGCCGCGACCCCGAAAACCCGGACGCCGTGGCCATGGCCTATCAGGTGGGCCTGATGGAGTGGGCCGAAGCTTGCAAGATCGTCACCGACCGCCCCAGCATGGCCCAGCGCACCCTGGACGCCGCGCACGAAGAACTGCTGGAAAAGGGCTTTCTGAAAAGCGTGGAGTACCTGGGGCGCGGCAAGAAAAAAATGCTGCAGTACACCTTTGGTGAGGCGTTCATTCCCCCCGACCCGGCGCTTCTGCAGGACCTGGCTGAACTGGGCGTCACGCAAACCCGGGCGCTGCAACTTGTGCGCGAACATGGCGAGGGCGCTGTGGAAGACGCGGTGGCTCGCTGCCGTACCATTCTGGTCAGCGGGTACAAACCCCGTTCCAAACCTGCCTTCTTTGTGGACGTTTTGAAGAACCCAGGAAAGTATCTGATTCCAGAAGAGCCCATGGTGGCTCAGAAACCGGCCGGCAAGGCGCCGCGCAGAGGTGCACGGGGAAATCCTCAGCCTACTCTCTTCGAGGGCCCTTCTGGGCCGTCTGAGGAGGAAGTTGATGAAGACGCCCGGTTGCGGGCCCAGCCGCGCGAGAAACAGGTGGAGGAAGTGATGCGCACCCTGACCTTCCTGCTGCGCAACGACCTGAAGCTGCAGGAGCTGGACACACTGCGCCTGGCGCTGGACGAGGGCCTGGAAGACCCGCTGGAGATCAAGGCGTGGGCTATCAAGGGCATCAGCAGCGGGCAGAAGGGCGCGGTGGTGCGGGATCTGCGCGCCCGCCTGAGCCTGCAGCGGCCCACATGA
- the cas2e gene encoding type I-E CRISPR-associated endoribonuclease Cas2e yields the protein MIVMTLERVPPSLRGELTRWLIEVHTGVYVGNVSATVRDLLWDKAVQHARAGRCTQMFRSANEQGFAIRMHGEGRRTLVDLEGYALVAVKDARYDTLKAEHGLSEELETL from the coding sequence ATGATCGTGATGACCCTTGAACGGGTGCCGCCCAGCCTGCGCGGCGAGCTGACGCGGTGGCTCATCGAGGTCCACACAGGCGTATATGTGGGCAACGTCAGCGCCACCGTCCGCGACCTGCTGTGGGACAAGGCCGTTCAGCACGCCCGCGCGGGCCGCTGCACCCAGATGTTTCGCAGCGCCAATGAGCAGGGCTTTGCAATCCGCATGCACGGCGAGGGGCGGCGCACGCTGGTGGACCTGGAAGGCTACGCCCTCGTGGCCGTCAAGGACGCACGGTATGACACACTGAAAGCGGAGCATGGCCTCTCCGAGGAGCTTGAAACTTTGTAA
- a CDS encoding cobyrinate a,c-diamide synthase, translating to MEGQLKRLVIAAPHSGSGKTTVAALLCLALRARGLRVQPFKLGPDYLDPTHLGRAAGQQTRNLDSFLLGPTRARDLFARAAAGADISILEGVMGLYDGRDPSSDEHSTAELAALLDAPVVLVVDAAGMARTVAAVAAGLRDFRPGLRVAGVILNRVGGAGHAALCEVALAQVGLPVLGFVSQTPALYLPERHLGLLAAEQTQWDEGAALGAAQHLRLDALLAAAQAPALPQAPAASLPARRVRLGYALDEAFHFYYPDALDELRLAGAELVPFSPLRDAGLPSGVGGLLLGGGYPEAHAAALSANLSMRSAVRAFAASGRPVVGECGGLMYLGETLEDGSGACTEMCGVIPYRTRMAPNLTLGYREATTLGASVLAPAGTALRGHEFHHSVLTHAPTRPAYRWTGWDGQEVTEGYAAGNVLASYLHLHLGAEPLLAARLVAACS from the coding sequence ATGGAAGGCCAGTTGAAGCGGCTGGTGATCGCCGCGCCGCATTCAGGCAGTGGCAAGACCACGGTGGCGGCGCTGCTGTGTCTGGCGCTGCGGGCGCGCGGGCTGCGGGTGCAGCCCTTCAAGCTGGGGCCGGATTACCTAGACCCCACCCACCTGGGGCGCGCTGCTGGCCAGCAGACCCGTAACCTGGACTCGTTTCTGCTGGGCCCGACGCGCGCCCGCGACCTGTTTGCCCGCGCCGCTGCGGGAGCCGACATCAGCATTCTGGAGGGCGTGATGGGCCTGTATGACGGCCGCGACCCCAGCAGTGACGAGCACTCCACCGCTGAACTGGCCGCGTTGCTGGACGCCCCGGTGGTGCTGGTGGTTGATGCGGCGGGCATGGCCCGCACCGTGGCAGCGGTGGCGGCGGGTCTGCGTGATTTCCGGCCGGGCCTGCGGGTGGCCGGCGTGATTCTGAACCGGGTGGGCGGCGCCGGGCACGCGGCCCTGTGCGAGGTGGCCCTGGCGCAGGTGGGGTTGCCGGTCCTGGGATTCGTGTCCCAGACCCCGGCGCTGTACCTGCCTGAACGGCACCTGGGCCTGCTGGCCGCCGAGCAGACCCAGTGGGACGAGGGGGCGGCCCTGGGCGCGGCGCAGCACCTGAGGCTGGACGCCCTGCTGGCGGCGGCGCAGGCCCCGGCGCTGCCCCAGGCCCCTGCGGCGTCCTTGCCTGCCCGGCGGGTGCGGCTGGGCTACGCGCTGGACGAGGCGTTTCATTTTTACTACCCCGACGCGCTGGATGAACTGCGGCTGGCCGGCGCTGAACTGGTGCCCTTCAGTCCGCTGCGCGACGCGGGGCTGCCGTCCGGGGTGGGCGGCCTGCTGCTGGGCGGCGGCTACCCCGAGGCCCACGCGGCCGCCCTGAGTGCCAATCTGTCCATGCGGAGCGCCGTGCGGGCGTTTGCGGCCTCCGGGCGCCCAGTGGTGGGGGAGTGCGGCGGCCTGATGTATCTGGGCGAAACACTGGAAGACGGTTCGGGCGCCTGTACCGAGATGTGCGGCGTGATTCCCTACCGCACCCGCATGGCCCCGAACCTGACCCTGGGGTACCGCGAGGCCACCACGCTGGGTGCCTCTGTGCTGGCCCCGGCGGGCACGGCGCTGCGGGGCCACGAATTTCACCATTCGGTGCTGACCCACGCACCCACCCGGCCGGCCTACCGCTGGACCGGGTGGGACGGCCAGGAGGTCACTGAGGGCTATGCGGCTGGCAACGTGCTGGCCAGCTACCTCCATCTGCATCTGGGGGCAGAGCCGCTGCTGGCCGCGCGGCTGGTGGCGGCGTGTTCATGA
- a CDS encoding ABC transporter permease, whose product MTAAPVSAPAPTARRQSPFELALRRFRRNRAGVLSAWVLAALYLTALLAGFLAPYSITAQHEDAPYQRPQAVHVVHNGQLTRPFVYGVKKTRDPVTFASTFTEDRSRPLPILFFVRGEDPAEFGYNLLGVFRSQWHLFGVQEGTVFLLGTDRFGRDLLSRMLVGSQVSLTVGLVGIVISFAIGIVLGGVSGYFGGWVDSVIQRLVEVLLSFPRLPILLALSTVIPAKWPSTWVYLGIVAVLALIGWAGLARVVRGQVMGARGVDYVQAARALGGSDLRVILRHIMPNLSSFLIVTATLALPGYILGESALSFLGLGIKEPMTSWGLLLKDAQNFETLNLYPWLLLPGALIVVSVLAFNFLGDALRDAADTQSR is encoded by the coding sequence ATGACGGCCGCGCCCGTGTCTGCCCCCGCTCCCACCGCCCGGCGCCAGAGCCCATTCGAGTTGGCTCTGCGCCGCTTTCGCCGCAACCGCGCCGGGGTGCTGAGTGCCTGGGTGCTGGCCGCCCTCTATTTGACCGCGCTGCTGGCCGGCTTTCTGGCGCCGTATTCCATTACTGCGCAGCACGAGGACGCGCCCTATCAGCGGCCCCAGGCCGTGCACGTGGTCCACAACGGCCAGCTCACGCGCCCCTTCGTGTACGGCGTCAAGAAAACCCGCGATCCGGTCACCTTTGCCAGCACCTTCACCGAGGACCGCAGCCGCCCGCTGCCCATCCTGTTCTTCGTGCGTGGGGAGGACCCCGCAGAGTTCGGCTACAACCTCCTGGGCGTGTTTCGCAGCCAGTGGCATCTGTTCGGCGTCCAGGAGGGCACTGTCTTTCTGCTGGGCACCGACCGCTTTGGCCGCGACCTGCTGTCGCGCATGCTGGTGGGCTCGCAGGTCTCCCTGACCGTGGGGCTGGTGGGCATTGTGATCTCGTTTGCTATCGGCATCGTGCTGGGCGGCGTCAGTGGGTACTTCGGCGGCTGGGTGGACAGCGTGATCCAGCGGCTGGTGGAAGTGCTGCTGTCGTTTCCCCGCCTGCCCATTCTGCTGGCCCTCTCCACCGTGATTCCGGCCAAGTGGCCGTCCACCTGGGTGTACCTGGGCATCGTGGCGGTGCTGGCCCTGATCGGCTGGGCGGGGCTGGCGCGCGTGGTGCGCGGGCAGGTGATGGGCGCGCGCGGCGTGGACTATGTGCAGGCGGCCCGCGCCCTGGGCGGCAGCGACCTGCGGGTGATCCTGCGCCACATCATGCCCAACCTGTCGTCTTTCCTCATTGTGACGGCCACCCTGGCCCTGCCCGGCTACATCCTGGGCGAGAGCGCCCTGAGCTTCCTGGGCCTGGGCATCAAGGAACCCATGACCAGCTGGGGCCTGCTGCTCAAGGACGCCCAGAACTTCGAGACCCTGAACCTTTACCCGTGGCTGCTGCTGCCCGGGGCGCTGATCGTGGTATCGGTGCTGGCTTTTAACTTCCTGGGCGACGCCCTTCGCGACGCCGCCGATACGCAGAGCCGGTAG
- the cas1e gene encoding type I-E CRISPR-associated endonuclease Cas1e → MTDQSQAVVWKKQNLRELPKFRDGTSYLYLEHSTLEQDGRSIRAFHPEGMVTIPCASLGVLLLGPGTSMSHSAMKALSDTGCSVLWVGEQGVRLYASGVGESRKSDRLMRQARLWASPRSRERIVRQMYTMRFPEGLPENLTLQQIRGREGARVRDLYARYSKAHGVKWEERKYNRGNWDAASPINKAISSGTACLYGLAHAAILSCGYSPALGFVHTGKQLSFVYDVADLYKMEVVMPVAFQEAARGGEEIDRRVRLALRDHMKQLRLLERMANDLLTLLDDRHATDPEDDDVGELWDPEGNVQGGINHDRDDP, encoded by the coding sequence ATGACGGACCAGAGCCAGGCCGTGGTCTGGAAAAAACAGAACCTGCGCGAATTGCCCAAGTTCAGGGACGGCACGTCCTACCTGTACCTCGAACACAGCACCCTGGAGCAGGACGGCCGCAGCATTCGAGCCTTTCACCCCGAAGGGATGGTCACCATTCCCTGTGCCAGCCTGGGCGTGCTGCTGCTGGGGCCAGGCACCAGCATGAGCCACAGCGCCATGAAGGCCTTATCCGACACGGGCTGCTCGGTGCTGTGGGTGGGCGAACAGGGCGTGCGGCTGTATGCCAGCGGCGTGGGCGAGTCTCGCAAGTCCGACCGCCTGATGCGGCAGGCCCGGCTGTGGGCCAGTCCCCGCAGCCGTGAGCGGATCGTGCGGCAGATGTACACCATGCGCTTTCCCGAAGGGCTGCCGGAGAACCTCACCCTGCAGCAGATTCGCGGGCGTGAGGGGGCGCGGGTGCGGGACCTGTACGCCCGCTACAGCAAGGCGCACGGTGTCAAGTGGGAGGAGCGCAAGTACAACCGGGGCAACTGGGACGCGGCCAGCCCGATCAACAAGGCCATCAGCAGCGGCACGGCCTGCCTGTATGGCCTGGCGCACGCGGCGATCCTGAGCTGCGGGTACAGTCCGGCGCTGGGCTTCGTACATACGGGCAAGCAGCTCAGCTTCGTCTATGACGTGGCGGACCTCTACAAGATGGAAGTCGTGATGCCGGTCGCCTTTCAGGAAGCGGCGCGGGGCGGTGAGGAGATTGACCGCCGCGTGCGCCTGGCCCTGCGCGACCACATGAAGCAGCTGCGGCTGCTGGAGCGCATGGCGAACGACCTCCTGACCCTGCTGGACGACCGCCACGCCACGGACCCCGAAGACGACGACGTGGGCGAGCTGTGGGACCCGGAAGGGAACGTGCAGGGAGGCATCAACCATGATCGTGATGACCCTTGA
- a CDS encoding ParA family protein, translating into MRTLTLFNHAGGVMKSSLTRDVGHTLAAAGQRVLLIDLDPQANLTDWLGVSGVTRDQTVFNTATRGDGLPTPIRVHELDILPSDVSLALAEGQMLGVVGAHLHLRQALAEWRERYDVVLIDSPPSLGQLSILGALAADHLIVPVPTRQKGMNALAGLGEAMATYRKLRPDLTVALYVPTLYDARRSHDREAYAALKELLQPLASPIADRGAVWNDSASAGQPVGVYAPGSPVHRDVLRVSAEIARATGLQVDIPGATA; encoded by the coding sequence ATGCGCACACTGACGCTTTTTAACCATGCCGGCGGGGTCATGAAATCCAGCCTGACCCGCGATGTGGGGCACACGCTGGCGGCGGCCGGGCAACGCGTGCTGCTGATTGATCTGGACCCCCAGGCAAACCTGACCGACTGGCTGGGCGTCAGTGGCGTGACGCGGGACCAGACCGTGTTCAACACCGCCACGCGCGGCGATGGGCTGCCCACCCCCATCCGCGTGCATGAGCTGGACATCCTGCCCAGCGATGTGTCCCTGGCACTGGCCGAAGGGCAGATGCTGGGCGTGGTGGGCGCGCACCTGCACCTGCGACAGGCGCTGGCCGAGTGGCGGGAGCGCTACGACGTTGTCCTGATTGACAGTCCGCCCAGCCTGGGGCAGCTGTCCATTCTGGGGGCTCTGGCCGCCGACCACCTGATTGTGCCCGTGCCCACCCGGCAGAAGGGCATGAACGCCCTGGCAGGGCTGGGTGAGGCGATGGCCACCTACCGCAAACTGCGCCCGGACCTCACGGTGGCCCTGTATGTGCCCACCCTCTATGACGCGCGGCGCTCCCACGACCGCGAGGCGTACGCGGCCCTGAAGGAATTGCTGCAGCCCCTGGCCAGCCCGATTGCTGACCGGGGCGCAGTGTGGAACGACAGCGCCAGTGCTGGGCAGCCCGTGGGGGTATACGCCCCAGGCAGCCCTGTTCACCGCGACGTGCTGCGCGTGAGCGCCGAGATTGCCCGCGCCACTGGCCTGCAGGTGGACATTCCCGGAGCCACGGCGTGA